The stretch of DNA ATGGGACAATGGTTGTTTTTACCCAGTAATACGAACCATCCTTTGCTTTATTCTTCACCTCACCTTCCCATACTTCACCTTGTCTAATTTGATTCCACATTTCCACAAAAAATTGTTTATCATGATGACCTGAATTTAAAATACGATGATCATTTCCTATCAGTTCCTTACGGCTAAACTTTGATAGTTCACAAAATTTATCATTCGCATAAATAATTTTCCCATTTGTGTCTGTACAAGCAACGATCGCAGAAACATCAAGTGCATATTTTAAATTGGAGAAATCTTCTAGGAAATGTCCTATTTGAAGAATATCCTGTTCCATTTGTAAAAGATTTTTGTAGTTCTGATGACCATTCCTAAACAACTCTTTTAAAGAATCAATCCATGGCTGCACTTGCTTATCTTCAAACATATCAGCCATCATTTCACTCCTTTACCTCGCTATTATTTTTATTAATACCATCGAATGAAAATACAATTTAAGTAACTTAAGAAAATAATTAATAACGAATGTCTATGCAGAAAAACTAGGGAAATTCTATTAAAAAAATGTAATATCTTTCTAAAAGAAAGGTGTTTTTTAGTAATTTAATATCATTTTTATCATATTTTGTCGCTTATTACAATATCATGTCATTTTTACACTATTTACACATTAACAATGAATATTCATGCAAGAGATCTTACGATTTATAAATAGAATGGAAGGTGTTCATAAAAACTTGTGATAAGGGGCGATTACTGAGGCGGCTGTTCTTAGCGTTACAAAAAAGGAAGCTGGTACTGTAATGTATCCAGAAACTTATGAAAGATTAAAGGAGATGTTTGATAAATAACTAAGTTAATCTTTCAGTAGATATACTCATTACTATTTACCTCGTAAAATAAAAAAGGACCCGAAGGATGCTATTAAGGTGTTTCTATAATATATTGTAGCTTTGCCATTGTGGTATGCGGTAGCATAGCACGTCTTACTGAGTTGCCGGAAAACGTAGTGACATGCATTGTTATCCTTAAACCACTTTTAATCTTTAGACCTTCTTCGGTATATCTGATTAACCATTCAAAATCTTCATACGGCATTTAGGTTATTTATTCATTCTGCTTAGTTGTTACTGCGTTTGCAGTCTAACCAAATTAACACCTCCTACCTTTTGTTCACTACTTAACCTATAGCCCTCGTTTGTTGAATAAATAATAAAGATCTTATAAAATAATTAATTAAATGTTTAATGGAGGTTTTATTAATGAACCAAATAAGTTCATGGCTATATAACATGAAAATTATAAATTCCTTATGGGGAAGGAGTTGTTAATTTAAGACTAAAGGAGAGATATTCATGATATATAGAAAAGCAAATCAGAAAGATTATGTTACTATTTTGAACATATGGGAAGAGTCGGTTTTAGCTACTCATCACTTTTTAACAGATACGGATAGAGTAGAGATAAAAAAAGAAATACCCTCATATTTCCAACATCTTAATATCCAGTTATGGTATGAAAAAGATGATTTAATCGGTTTTTCTGCTGTAAATAAACAACATTTAGAAATGTTATTCTTAAAACCAAATAAAACAGGTAAAGGATACGGTAAAGCTATTATTTATTCATTAATTAAAGACTTTGATATTAAGACAGTTGATGTAAATAAAGACAATAAAAATGCAACTAAATTCTATATAAATAATGGCTTTTTAATAGTAAATGAAACAGAAACAGATTCTTCTGGACGTCCATATCCTATACTGCATCTAAAGTTAATATAAGGTAAAGGTAGAGGTTCCCCTCTACCTTTTGTTTTTTCATTAAACTTCCCTTATAGTTTAAAAAGAAACTAAGCTATCATTTTGTTTCGCCAAATCTTCGAAATACGCAATTAACTTCAATAAATTATATCCATATTTATTTAATTTGGATTAGTACATAAGGCTTAGGATAATTTTGAATATCGCTAAACCCTACAAATTGGAGGAAGATACCAGATGGCAAAAATAACGAACGAACAAATTGTAATTGAAATAGCACCACTCAAAGCTAATGATCGTAGTCGATGGAATGTCTTGGCAAGGAGCTATAAAGCATTTTACGAAACAGAGCTCCCAGACAAGAGTTACGATGAGGTTTGGGAGTGCTTGTTAAATGAAGATGAAATTTTCGGTTTAGGAGCATACCTTCAAGGAAATTTGATCGGTTTTACCCACTTCCTATTTCATCGCACAATCTGGATGGAAAAAGCATGTTACTTACAAGACCTCTTCGTAGATGAAACTGCTCGCGGTCATGGTGTAGCTCGTGGACTAATTAAGCAGGTAGCTGAATATGCTTGCGAACATCAAGCTTCTAAGCTCTATTGGCAAACTCGCGAGGATAATACTACTGCTCGTGCTCTCTATGACAAGATAGCACATCATAAAGGTTTCATACGTTATGATTACCCACTAAATTAGAACTAGCTTGTTATCCGGCTGCCTTAGGCAGCCGTCTAGATTTAATAATGCATCGCTTTTTATGTCAACTACGAGTAGGATAAGCGCCCAGCGCCTTGTCATATTGCTATGATAGGTTTCCAAACGCTCTCCTCCGAACCGTACGTACACCTCTCGATGTATACGGCTCTCCATTTGTCAATCTAATCTTCCAGCGTGTAAGTCTACATGGCACTCTTTACACAGTGACATGGTTTTTCTTCTTCTCGCTATCATGTTTTGCTCCCATAACTTTTTGCCTTTAAGGTCTTTTATTTTCCTCACATGGTGAACTTCGATGGGAACGTTCTCAGCTCCGCACCATTCACATTTATTCGCAAGTAGGCGCTCTACTAAGCTAGTCCTTCCACCGTACATAGCTGTTTGCTCTCTAAAATCCATTCCTTCTACTCTTAAAACGGATAGGTTGTATTTAAAACCTTTACTATAAAATAGTCGGATTTTAACACCCTGTTTGGTTTCAAATTTTACGCCCAAGTCCTTGTGAACTCTGTATTTACTAGCCATTTTACCAACCGATGACTTATATTTCTGGGCCATTGTTCTAAGAAAGCTAAGTTTCATTACATAATAAAAGCTATGAAGATTGCTAACATTGAAAGCCATTCTGTAATAATTATATAGTCCTTCAATTTCGCTGTTGTACTTACTAATTATTTCAATATCTTCAAGATTACTTAAGTAGGTACGGTGTATTGGCTTCCAGATATGTCCGAAGGACACTCTAAGCGCACCTAGAGATAATAATTTGTTAATCCATTTCTCTCTAGGTAGACTGAGATAGCATTTACCTTTTGCAGATTTGCGAGTAATTTTCTTACCCTTGAAAGTACCTCCTTTGAGGGATTCATCCTGCGAAATCATGATGTCATATCCTAAGAAACGTGCTTTCTTCTTGTTATGGGTAATTAGGGTTTTCTCTTGTGATAGCTCTAAGTTAAGCTTTTCCTTTAGATATCTTGTTAGGTCTTCCTTAACCTTTTCGGCGTCCTGTTTACTTCCTATAATTCCTATAAGGAAATCATCGGCATATCTTACGTACTGCATTCTTCGGAAATTAGGGTCATTCTGAACCGTTCTCCGCATAGTACCTCGTAAGTTGTACAGGTTTTTGATTTCCTTTTTGTAATCAAACCTATTTTCTTCTGTGAGATTTTGCCATTCGTTGTGAAGTGTTTTCTTGAGTTCATGTATTTTTTTGCTTATTTTCATGTACTCCTTATTAGCTGCTCTTTTGGTTCCTTTATCGAAGGAAGCTTTATATTCCTCGATATAAGTGTCCAATTCGTTTAAATAGATATTAGATAATATTGGGCTGATTATCCCACCTTGTGGGGTTCCACTGTATGTTTGGTGAAATTTCCAATCCTCAAGATAGCCAGCTTTTAAGAACTTCCATATTAGATTGATAAACTTTTCGTCCTTTATTCTTTTGCGAAGAATGTTTATTAAAATATGGTGGTCAATATTATCAAAGAATCCTTTGATGTCACCTTCTACAAACCACTTTGTATGTGTTAAAGTATTTTTACATTGTAGAAGTGCTGTGTGACAGCTTCTTCTTGGTCTAAATCCATGTGAATTGGGTGAAAAAGCAGATTCATATATCTCTTCCAATAAGTTTCTAACTACCTCTTGAACGAGCTTATCTTCAAAAGACGGAATTCCTAGGGGTCTTTTTCCTCCGTTACTCTTGGGAATATACACACGTTTGGCAGGCACTGGACTATAGGTTTGATTTCTTAGACTCTCGATAATACGTTCAATTCTTTCCATGCTCATACCATCAATTGTCTTTCCATCAGAACCAGCAGTCATATTCCCTGTTTTGGCATATATTTTCCCATAAGCTTTGAGAAAAAATTCAGGATTGTATAGATTCCTATACAAGCGTTCAAATTGATATCCTTTTATTTTCGCTTTGGAAGATAGAGTGTTTAACACTAATATTGGATTTCTCATAATGCCTCCCGCATTGACCCATTTTCGTATCAAACTCGACAAACTGTTTCCCTTCGCCATGTAATAGGCTTTCCCTATCTCAGACTACTACGGAAACTCCGTTACCCTATTGGATATTCAGATACAACTATCATAGCCTCAGAAGGCTTTCCAACTTAGGTAATCCCCATTTAGACAGATAAAAAACATAGCTTATTGTAATGTCGGAAATGACTTTCGTCTGTTTCTACTGATGGTAGATGGAAGAATATGATTCACTTGGTTTGGTGCAGTGTTCCAACACCTCCCCCATATTCTCATGAAGTTTCAGATTCCATTCTTCATGCGCAAGCATCATCGTCCTTAGACTATCATTCAAGCAGTATAGCTTTCTTCCTTATTTACATATTTCATCTAGCCATTCAGTCGTGACGTAGAATCTCGCCAAC from Cytobacillus dafuensis encodes:
- a CDS encoding GNAT family N-acetyltransferase — encoded protein: MIYRKANQKDYVTILNIWEESVLATHHFLTDTDRVEIKKEIPSYFQHLNIQLWYEKDDLIGFSAVNKQHLEMLFLKPNKTGKGYGKAIIYSLIKDFDIKTVDVNKDNKNATKFYINNGFLIVNETETDSSGRPYPILHLKLI
- a CDS encoding GNAT family N-acetyltransferase encodes the protein MAKITNEQIVIEIAPLKANDRSRWNVLARSYKAFYETELPDKSYDEVWECLLNEDEIFGLGAYLQGNLIGFTHFLFHRTIWMEKACYLQDLFVDETARGHGVARGLIKQVAEYACEHQASKLYWQTREDNTTARALYDKIAHHKGFIRYDYPLN
- a CDS encoding reverse transcriptase/maturase family protein, translated to MRNPILVLNTLSSKAKIKGYQFERLYRNLYNPEFFLKAYGKIYAKTGNMTAGSDGKTIDGMSMERIERIIESLRNQTYSPVPAKRVYIPKSNGGKRPLGIPSFEDKLVQEVVRNLLEEIYESAFSPNSHGFRPRRSCHTALLQCKNTLTHTKWFVEGDIKGFFDNIDHHILINILRKRIKDEKFINLIWKFLKAGYLEDWKFHQTYSGTPQGGIISPILSNIYLNELDTYIEEYKASFDKGTKRAANKEYMKISKKIHELKKTLHNEWQNLTEENRFDYKKEIKNLYNLRGTMRRTVQNDPNFRRMQYVRYADDFLIGIIGSKQDAEKVKEDLTRYLKEKLNLELSQEKTLITHNKKKARFLGYDIMISQDESLKGGTFKGKKITRKSAKGKCYLSLPREKWINKLLSLGALRVSFGHIWKPIHRTYLSNLEDIEIISKYNSEIEGLYNYYRMAFNVSNLHSFYYVMKLSFLRTMAQKYKSSVGKMASKYRVHKDLGVKFETKQGVKIRLFYSKGFKYNLSVLRVEGMDFREQTAMYGGRTSLVERLLANKCEWCGAENVPIEVHHVRKIKDLKGKKLWEQNMIARRRKTMSLCKECHVDLHAGRLD